The genomic segment taaaaccatgacaaacttctacagatgcacaattgagagcatcctgtcagactgtatcaccgcctggtacaacaactgcaccgccctcaaactacctgccctccaggagacctacagcacccgatgtcaaagGAAGGTCAaatagatcatcaaggacaacaaccacccgagccactgcctgttcaccccgctaccatccaaaaggcgaggtcagtacaggtgcatcgaaTCTGGGAACGAAAGACTGAATaacagcttcaatctcaaggccatccgacTGCTTAACAGCAATCAATAACTCAGAGatgctgctgcctacatagagactcactattcactttaaacaatgccacttttaaaaaatgtacattGTTTACAATTGTATATACTATATCTTATACCATGTATTATATCTTGCCTaagccgctcggccatcgctcatccctatatttatatgtacatattgttattccatccctttacttagatttgtgtgtattaggtagttgtggggaattgttagattacttgtcagatattactgcactgtcagaactagaagcacaagcattttgctacactcacattcAAATCTGcaaaccatatgtatgtgaccaatacatgaTTTGATATGCACTTTTTCTATCGAATTGGATCTCAGCAACTGAAATAGGCACTTGgttaagtataaaatatatttatttttatttgtatttatactgtatatgcattTCACTCCAAATTGGTTTACGGCATTTGCAGGAAGAAAATAATGTAGAAATAAAGATAGATTACAATTGATGTCATATCAAAGCCTTCTCTAATGTCTGTTGCCCCATTGTCTGTTGTCTTGTGGATACTGGTCTTCATGAGGAACTCTTCCATCTCATCGTAGAGAAGATGGCATGGAGGGCGTAGAGCAGAGTCACCACATAACACATCACCTACAGGAAAAATACAAGATACAGAAAGGTGAGGAGTGGGATGGACCACTAGAACATGCAGTAAGCTTCAGTTGAAGAACACTTTGTTTGAATCACAGGAGTGAAGGAACCTACCACTGCAGCAATATCCAATTGGTATTCTTTGAAGAACATACTGGTAACTGATTTCAGACTAATGGTGATGTAGGCCTGTACCACTGCTGCACTGAGGTAGAAGAAGGCTGCAAGGGAatgatacacaacatcctgaagagagagagagagagagagcgcgagagagagagcgagagagagagcgcgagagagagagtgagagagagtgagagagagagatgggagagagagcgagggagagagagagagagagagagagagagagagagagagagagagagagtgagagagagagagagagagagagagagagagagagagagagagatgggagagagagagagagagagagagagagagagagagagggagaagcaacATGATAGTTAGTCATCATCCTGTTATACTACCTGTTATAACACTACAGCCATTCAATAGACAGAATGTTCATTATactctcatcatcatcatcatcatcatcaccatcatcatcattctgTTTGATTAGACATTTAGGATGGGAAGAAAATCTGTTCCATTGTCATTTTCATCCTTTTTGAGTAAATCACTTTTATCAAAGATGGCTGTATGAATGTCTCTCAGACTCACCAGTGTAGGCCAGATGCTGCTCTTATTGGCTCCACTGATGAAGATGAGGAACCACAGGGTAGTGAAGATGAAGcagaacacagagacaaacatcaCCCAGCCCTGAGGGTTCGCAATCAGCACCTTTGTGGAGGCCACCAGAGTCCACACCAGACCTCCGAAtatctgccacacacacacacgcgcacgcgcacatgcacacacacacacacaggagagagagtgagagagagggagagagagagtgagagtgacagAGAACACAGAACACGTACGGTCataataggggcggcagggtagcctagtggatagagtgttggactagtaaccgaaaggttgcaagttcaaatccccgagctgacaaggtacaaatctgtcgttctgcccctgaataggcagttaacccactaggccgtcattgaaaataagaatttgttcttaactgacttgcctagtaaaataatggTAAACATCAATGCATTTAGTTGACAAGTTGTTAGTCATGGGATTTGATGGTTCAATCAGCCATCCACTTCTTAATGTCACCCCAATAGTGTCAGTCCATGTGTTGTGGTAAGACCACAGAGAGCAGGCCACAGTAACAGAGTAAGTAAACATGCACCTCTAGGCAAGGTCTGACTGATAGCTTTAACTTACTAAAGCTAATTTCGTCAGGGGTTCAACCATTTGCATAGAAGTTTTCACCAGGTAATGGCTGTGACAGCTAGTGCATGCAACAGTCAGTAGGCTAACAGTTATGAGTTCTATGTTATCTTTACCTCCGTCAAAAACATCCATAATCATACGCCTTTTGATTAGTTACTAGATACCACTGCCACAATTTCTCCATAGAGAATCTGGCACTCCGTCGTACATGGTCATTtctaaactcacacacacattctacccCCTCCTTCAACAAACATGCCAGTAAAGAGAGAATGAATGGTGTTTGGATACAGCGCGGATCATGCCATAACCATAGTTTGGTTTCAGATAAGGATTTAGCTGATATTCACAAACCACAAACCAGAAATCAACATATTTTCAAATACTATGGCAATAATTACCAGCGGAAATAAACCAACATTTATTTAGCCAGGAAAAGTCCATTGTCACACATAGTCTCTTCCACAAGGGATACCTGACAAGGGATACCTGCAGCAATCAAAGAAGTGCTTGGTATGAGTCTACACACAGTGTCTACCACTCTAAAGTAATACTCCTTTCAGTGCACTCTGAATTACATCATGCATACATACCCAAATATTACCTTGAACAATCAAATGTCTTATCTCCCTCTGATAAATGAGAAGGGCATTAGagtaaataatatttatagagtaAAGAGCAATGCCAGTAGTCCAGTCACAGCTGAGAGCAGAACACTTATTTGATTTGTCTGTACTCACAAACTCAGGGATGAAGAAGAGGTCTGGAACAGTGGTGAACACACTGGTGCCACTGGACAGAGGGTTACTGGAGGTGCTGGAAGCCATATTCCCAAAGTGTCAAGCTCTACCTGTGTGTTGGCGTTTTGTTGATGTGGGAGTGTGCCCAACACAGTTCTCCCTAAAGTGAGACCTGTGACCTAAACACTTGTGCTTTTAAAGCCTTGCTTCCTTAACCCacacctgttcctcctcctccagtcttTCTCTTGTCGTTTTATTTCTTCATTACATTGAAATACCAGTTGGTTGTGTCAGCTTATGTTAAGATGTAGGATCTGaatttgatcactattttgttTTTAGGagaagcaggaaatgcaaacttgtagtgtatttgagtttaaaAAAGTATTCTAAAGTGTTACATTTCTGAcatgatttgccctaacaaaaaatggATCAACACCTACAAAACTCTCCAAAATGGCTTGTGTTGTGTGCTATTGCTTTTGAAGGAGCTGTCAGGACATGTCATGCTTTGATGACAGTTATAGTGATAATTTCCTCAGCAGCTGTCCACTGCTCGCTCTGGAGGCTCTTGCTGCTTTAGCTTTTCAGTTCATTTCCGCCTACATTCCAGTATGCAACTACTAACAGTCACCACCTTCCACAAGCATCATGAAAACAAAACTTTGCAGCAAGAAAATGGCATCAAAGAACTCAAGAGCTTTAAACAGTGAATGACGTTGTAAAGTCAAAGTATACATTTCTGATGTACTTTTCCGTACTCTGACTTTCCATGTTATCTCTCCTTGACTATTTTCAGGCTCTAATGGTCCCTTTAGTCAACTTATGAGTTATTAACAATTATGTGTCCTGTTTACCTCAACTTGGCAACCCCTTGGTAGGGAGTCTCTAGTTAGGAGTCTGAAGAAGCATTAATTCAGACATGAACAGCTCTCCAAAAAGGGATCCTTCCAATAGTGCTGTCTGTCTTAAGCCAGACAGGCCAGACAGGCATTTATTTCAATAGTGTTCTCTTAATATGGTCTTGAACTTGATGGTTGAACTAATGGTAGGATTCAAACTAAGTAGTTCTTTAAAGACTTTCAGCTGAATATTTTGGTTGGTGTGGACGGGTGTAATGTGTTATGTGACATCTCCACCACTTGGGGGTGCTATTAGCACCTGATATTCAAGCTTCTTATATTGTTTGTCTTTATTATGGATAAACATTTAGATATTTTTATCAGTCATGAGTGAtacgtaaaaaatatatatatattgtacatATATTGTATATGTTATCACATCTCGTAGCTCAAGTTCCTTGTTTTTGACctttcaacctcatgctaatcacattagcccaCGTAAGCTCAACTGTAGAGATTAACAAGTGATCAGATATACTCCTATTTAGGATCGAGGtcctatcccactgggcacagacgtaatTTCAACATCAAggtttgatttacatttgattgagtgtgtCAAACAtgttaggttaaaagttgggtggggAAAAAATAAATTCCCTTatattgatgactttttgcacatccccccccaaaaaacagtggatgttattatttatattattataaACAACGCATTGGGTCATGTGACCAAGAAAGGTATGTATTGGATCTTGTCGGTtacctttatttttattttctgttctaccttatgttatttgtagtattacattgttattgattactgcattgattacggcaagaaaggcatttcactgtacttgtgcacgtgacaataaAACCTGAAACGTATAAGGTGCAATCCAAGAGTGATTGTCAAGGGTCCTCCGCTTCTTTGGTTCCTGATACATAGGAACTCTTTCCCCTTCTTGATACCCCTTCCCCTACctgcctacacacagacacacacacacacacacacacacacacacacacacacacacacacacacacacacacacacacacacacacacacacacactgtcagtcagtcagtcacacacacacacacacacacacacacacacacacacacacacacacacacacacaggaggctggtgaggggaggacagctcataataatgactggaatgaagtatatggaaacaatgtgtttgttttgtcgataccattccatttatttcatTTCCAGACAGTTATAATGAGGGCCCGTCCTTCCCaactaaggtgccaccaaccgcctgtgacagacacacacacacacacacacacacacattccatatAATGACTGTCCCCAACATTAGATGGAGACAATATCTGGTTTTCAAAACACAAGTCAACAGAAACTAGAACACAGATTAAAATCTGAGTCTCCATGGCCTGTAAACAAAAACAGCTCTGGAAGAAATGAAGagacctgtcacgttctgacctttatttcctttgttttgtctttatttagtatggtcagggtgtgagttggggtgggcagtctatgtgtgtttttctatgttggggttttgagttcagcctagtatggttctcaatcagaggccggtgtcgttagttgtctctgattgagaatcatacttaggtagcctgggtttcacttttgagtggtgggtgtttgtttccgtgtgagtgtttgttgccacacggtactgtttcggtatcgttcatgttcacatttattgttttgtatttcatagtgttcagtttatgtctaaaaataaacgttatggacacttagcacgctgcgcattggtcctacGATCCTTCTCgctcctcctcctcagaagaggaggaatgccgttaccagaccactgcaaaatgatcagtttctctggttttactatatataggtatgtgtttgggtcaaattaaaatggttgttttattctataaactactgacaatGTTTCTgccaaattccaaataaaaatattgtcatttagagcatttatttgcagaaaatgacaactaGTCAAAATGACAAAATATATGCTGTGTTGTCAGACCTTGAATATTGCACAAAAAAaagttcatattcatttttaaataacacaatactaatgttttaacttaggaagagttcagaaatcaatatttggtggaataaccctgattttcaatcacagctttcatgcgtcttagcatgctctccaccagtctttcacattgatgttaGGTGACTTTATGCCCCTTCTGGAGCAAAAATTCAAGCAGCTCATCTgtgtttgatggcttgtgaccatccatcttcctcttgatcacgttccagaggttttcaatggggttcaggtctggagattgggctggccatgacagggGCTTGATCTGGCtgtcctccatccacaccttgattgacctggctgtgtggcatggagcattgtcctgctggaaaaaccaatcctcagagttggggaacattgtcagagcagaaggaagcaagttTTCTTCCAGGACAACCATGTACGTGGCTAGATTCATGTgtccttcacaaagacaaatctgccTGATTCCTTGCTGAAGCACCCTAAGATCATCACTGATCCGCCATCAAATGtcacagtgggtgcgagacaCTGTGGCTTCTATGCCTCTCCAGGTCTtgcacccactgtgaaatttggtaggtagtatatacagttgaagttggaagttcacatacaccatagccaactacgtttaaactcagttttcacaatttctgatatttaatcatagtaaaaattccctgtcttaggtcagttaggatcaccactttatttaaagaatgtgaaatgtcaataatagtagagagaattatttatttcagcttttattactttcatcacattcccagtgggtaagaagtttacatacactcaattagtatttggtaacattccctttaaattgtttaacttgggtcaaatgttttgggaagccttccacaatcttcccacaataatttgggtgaattttggcacattcctcctgacagagctggtgtaactgagtcaggtttgtaggcctccttcctcgcacacgctttttcagttctgcccacaaatttttgataggattgaggtcagggctttgtgatggccactccaataccttgactttgttgtccttaagccattttgccacaactttagaagtatgcttggggtcattgtccatttggaagatccatttgcgaccaagctttatcttcctgactgatggcttgagatgttgcttcaatatatctccATACCTtgctgcctcatgatgccatctattttgtgaagtgcaacagtccctcctgcagcaaagcacccacacaacatgattctgccacccccgtgcttcacggttgggatggtgttcttcggcatgtaagccctcccctttttcctccaaacataacgatggtcattatggccaaacagttctatttttgtttcatcagaccagagggcatttctccaaaaaggacaatctttgtccccgtgtgcagttgcaaaccgtagtctgcctttttttatggcggttttggagcagtggcttcttccttgctgagcggcctttcaagttaagtcgatataggacttgttttactgtgtatatagatacttttgtacctatttcctccaatatcttcacaaggtccttttctgtttttctgggattgattaacacttttcgcaccaaagtacatctctaggagacagaacacgtctcaatcctgagtggtatgatggctgcgtggtcccatggtgttaatactttcattctattgtttgtacagataaacatggtatcttcaggcgtttggaaattgctcccaataaTGAACCAGATgattggaggtctacaattattttctgaggtcttggctgatttattttgattttcccatgatgtcaacatccacaggtacacctccaattgacccaaatgatttcaattagcctatcagaagtttctaaaaccatTACATCATTTTTgggaattctccaagctgtttaaaggcacagtgaacttagtgtatgtaaacttctgacccactggaattgtgatacagtgaattaaaagtgaaataatctgtctgtaaacaattgttagaaaaatgacttgtgtcatgcacaaagtatatgtcctaactgacttttcaaaactctagtttgttaacaagaaatgtgtggagtggttgaaaaacgagttttaatgacaccaacctaagtgtatgtaaacttccgactatatatatatatacagtaccagtatatatcaaaagtttggacacacctactcactcaaggaatttaatttattttgtactattttcaacactgtagaaaaatagtgaacacatcaaaactatgaaataaaacatatggaatcatgtagtaaacagaAAAGTGTATGCTgagcttgtcacgccctgacctgagatatctccccccaggggtctccagcgacggtccccagtccgaggcCTTCGGCGTtgatccgcagtccagagcctccgacaATGATCCATGGTCCGGGGGGGTGGATATcgctgttttctttatattttggttaggtcagggtgtgacttgggtgggtacgctagtttttggattgtctaggggtttttgtatgtctagggtggcctgatatggttcccaatcagaggcagctgtttatcgtggtctctgattggggatcatatttaggtagacatttccctttggtgtttgtgggatcttgtctatgtgtagttgcctgtcagcactcgtttgtatagcttcgttgttcgttttgttattttgttagtttgttcagtgttcattattttaataaataagaatgtacgcataccacgctgcgccttggtccgatccttataacgaacgtgacagagctcttgttggctgctttcccttcagtctgtggtccaactcatcccaaaccatctgaattgggttgaggtgtggtgattgtggagtccaggtattctgatgcaccactccatcactctccttcttggtcaaatagcccttacagagcctggaggtgtgttaggtcattgtcttgctgaaaataaatgatagtcccactaagcgcaaaccagatgggatggcgtatcgctgaagaatgctgtggtagccatgctggttaagtgtgccttgaattctaaataaatcactgaccgtgtcaccaacaaagctacccccacaccatcacacctcctcctccatgtttcacggagggaaccacacatgtgcggagataatctgttcacctactatgcttctcacaaagacacggcggctgaaaccaaaaatctcaaatttggactcatcagaccaaagctatcatcaaggcaaagagcggctactttgaagaatctcaaatatgaagtataatttgatttgtttaacaattctttggttactacatgattgcatatgtgttatttcatagttttgatgtcttcactattattgaacaatgtagaaaatagtacagttatctgttctctgtcaggactaagttgcttgggccgcagagaggggagaggtcaaggtgtcatcatgtgtaaacatatattttaaaccatgtgaagggatgattgatggggaaccaattatctcttggctccactgtgtctgtgtgccagtcactccctacttttcccatcgggaagaggaggatggcagtgtctggaaccattctaTGTTCCCTCTCTTGTTGCCCTAtcttgacctagaggctcactttcctctccgtgagcttgtccagaatTGGTTGTATTTAGGATGGgagtatctaaatgacaatttgatatatatcattgggtgggggtaatgtcttggtaccattttgtaccaaggacgagataagagctttgtttaggagactaaactgaacgataatttatagccaattcTGTCTGTCTAGGGGATATTCCTCTCTGAAGTAAAGTCTTTCTTTGTGTAAGTTCCTAAgacctgtggtttgtcatgtcgactaggggggtggatctttgctataaaggatcccagtTGACATTATGTTGACCACTcgcaacttttcattagagatactgaactgttgaaagtcaaaatgctattgcaaaagcttaattattattaacttcttggatatagggggcgctattttaatttttggatgaaaaacgttcccgttttaaacaagatattttgtcacgaaaagatgctcgactatgcatataattgacagctttggaaataaaacactctgacgtttccaaaactgcaaagatattgtctgtgagtgccacagaactgatgttacacaaaaaaaaaacaatccaatcaggaagtgccgcatttttttaaaccgcctcatggcaatgactccttatatggctgtggaggagctaggagtcagcttacgttttccacgttttccccaaggtgtctgcagcattgtgacgtatttgtaggcatatcattggaagattgaccataagagactacatctaccaggtggttgcttggtgtcctccgtcgcaattattgcgtaatctccagctgcaatATTTTTCTGTTTGTtctgatgagaaaccaactgccacgaatgatttatcatcgaatagatatgtgacaaacaccttgaggattgattctaaacaacgtttgccatgtttctatcgatattatggagctaatttggaaaaaagttctgcgttgtagtgactgcattttcaggttttttcttagccaaacgtgatgaacaaaatggagctatttctcctacacaaataatatttttggaaaaaatgaacatttgctatctaactgagagtctcgtcattgaaaacatccgaagttcttcaaaggtaaatgatttcgtttgaatgcttttcttgtttttgtgaaaatgttgcctgctgaatgctaggcttaatgctatgctagactatcaatactcttacacaaatgcttgtgtagctttggttgaaaagcatattttgaaaatctgagatgacagtgttgttaacaaaaggctaagcttgtgattAAGGAAATTTCCAAGACAgtattctaaaacttttgaccggtatatatatatatagatggtaTACAAATCGTATAAAAAGTGATGGGAGAAGATGGGGTGCCCAGATAGTAGGTGTTAGGTAAGTCATGATCAATCATACTGTCATTTTACTAAAATAATTACAGGCATACAGAGATCACCCATTGATTACAGTATGTGACAAGATGGCATATCAATAATAAAAACTTAATGAGACATTCCTTAACATATCTATGCAAACCATTTATTAAAATGTCTGGTTTTGTGCCTCTGG from the Oncorhynchus kisutch isolate 150728-3 linkage group LG4, Okis_V2, whole genome shotgun sequence genome contains:
- the LOC116374032 gene encoding myelin and lymphocyte protein gives rise to the protein MASSTSSNPLSSGTSVFTTVPDLFFIPEFIFGGLVWTLVASTKVLIANPQGWVMFVSVFCFIFTTLWFLIFISGANKSSIWPTLDVVYHSLAAFFYLSAAVVQAYITISLKSVTSMFFKEYQLDIAAVVMCYVVTLLYALHAIFSTMRWKSSS